The Hahella sp. HNIBRBA332 genome window below encodes:
- a CDS encoding helix-turn-helix transcriptional regulator, whose translation MKRDIFQAIADPTRRAIMVLIAAQGMTPNAIADHFEMTRQATSKHIQILNECGLVTQQKQGREIFYQLKLEKMQEIDVWLEQFRKLWEDRFSQLDALLNTLKSGDKEP comes from the coding sequence ATGAAACGAGATATTTTTCAGGCGATCGCCGATCCGACACGTAGAGCCATTATGGTGTTGATCGCCGCGCAGGGTATGACGCCCAACGCCATCGCCGATCATTTCGAAATGACCCGCCAGGCGACCTCCAAGCACATTCAAATCCTGAATGAGTGCGGTCTGGTGACGCAGCAGAAGCAGGGGCGGGAAATCTTTTACCAACTCAAGCTGGAAAAAATGCAGGAAATTGACGTTTGGCTGGAGCAGTTCCGTAAGCTGTGGGAGGACCGGTTCAGTCAGCTCGACGCGCTGTTAAACACCCTCAAATCAGGAGATAAAGAGCCATGA
- a CDS encoding glutathione S-transferase family protein — MSAQVHILGPQFSTFVRTVMLCCEEKGVSYSHGFSINGEEVEHKGAQHLKLNPFGKVPVLIHGDRKLYETASICRYLDAQFDGPTLQPEDVYQRALVDQWSAAISLYVDQAIVREYLLELAFPKGENGEVRWNKVSEAQPNVIKMLQILEAQLGDAVFICGEQYTIADALATPMLDYLSNLPHAAELIAPGSSLNAYVGRMRQRPAAKTVLTAMAR; from the coding sequence ATGAGCGCACAAGTACATATTTTGGGGCCCCAGTTCAGCACCTTTGTCCGTACAGTCATGCTGTGCTGTGAGGAAAAAGGCGTTTCCTATAGCCATGGCTTCAGCATCAATGGCGAGGAGGTGGAGCACAAAGGCGCACAACACCTCAAACTCAACCCCTTCGGTAAAGTGCCGGTGCTGATTCACGGCGACCGTAAGCTGTACGAGACCGCTTCCATTTGTCGCTATCTGGACGCGCAGTTCGATGGTCCCACACTGCAACCGGAAGACGTGTATCAACGGGCGTTGGTGGATCAATGGTCGGCGGCGATATCCCTTTATGTGGATCAGGCGATCGTACGGGAATATCTGCTGGAGCTGGCTTTTCCTAAAGGCGAAAACGGCGAAGTGCGTTGGAATAAAGTGTCTGAGGCGCAGCCTAACGTCATCAAGATGTTGCAGATATTGGAGGCTCAATTGGGCGACGCGGTGTTTATTTGCGGCGAGCAATACACTATCGCCGACGCACTGGCCACACCCATGCTGGACTATCTCTCCAACCTGCCGCACGCCGCCGAATTGATAGCGCCGGGCTCAAGCCTTAATGCGTATGTTGGGCGTATGAGACAGCGCCCGGCCGCCAAAACCGTGCTGACGGCGATGGCGAGATAG
- a CDS encoding TetR/AcrR family transcriptional regulator: MPWSPEHKQQTRERILDSAARLFALNGFDKVGINDVMADAGLTRGAFYAHFSSKTQLYAEAIVTSALQGRAMLHPDENQPPQLEALINGYLSLEHRQGDQVRCPLAFLTTDIAQREEQVRDTYTRVFKGFVNALRQHLDTEDTASEQQALRTAVVMIGGMAIARAINDEELAGSLLEVCREAALVESTS; encoded by the coding sequence ATGCCCTGGAGCCCCGAACACAAGCAACAAACCCGAGAACGCATCCTGGACAGCGCTGCGCGACTCTTCGCGCTCAATGGCTTTGACAAAGTGGGCATCAATGACGTCATGGCCGACGCCGGCCTGACCCGCGGGGCCTTCTACGCTCACTTCTCATCCAAGACCCAACTATACGCAGAAGCCATTGTCACCTCCGCCCTGCAGGGCCGGGCGATGCTGCACCCTGATGAGAATCAGCCGCCACAGTTGGAGGCATTGATCAATGGCTATCTGAGTCTGGAACATCGCCAGGGAGACCAGGTCCGCTGCCCGCTGGCCTTCCTCACCACCGACATCGCGCAACGAGAAGAACAAGTACGCGACACCTACACCCGAGTATTCAAAGGCTTCGTCAACGCACTACGGCAACACCTGGATACAGAAGACACCGCCTCGGAACAACAAGCCCTGCGCACAGCCGTCGTCATGATCGGCGGCATGGCCATCGCCCGGGCGATTAATGATGAAGAACTGGCGGGATCGTTATTGGAAGTGTGTCGGGAAGCGGCGTTGGTGGAGAGCACATCGTAA
- a CDS encoding phage tail protein, protein MTPFIGQISMMGFGFPPEDWAKCDGQIQQITQNQALYSLIGIRFGGNGTSTYALPDLRGRTPVHLGASYSPQVGVAGGLEQVTITESTMGAHTHPVYASSSPADKGGPKNDRILAETPDIYCSPANLTTMNSQAIGLNGGSNGSVTPHANMQPSLTINFCIALSGAYPQRN, encoded by the coding sequence ATGACTCCGTTTATCGGACAAATAAGCATGATGGGATTTGGCTTTCCGCCTGAAGACTGGGCGAAGTGCGACGGCCAGATCCAACAAATCACTCAGAACCAGGCATTGTATTCTCTCATTGGTATTCGCTTCGGCGGCAACGGCACATCAACGTATGCGTTACCGGATCTTCGTGGACGAACGCCGGTTCACCTCGGCGCGTCTTATTCCCCCCAGGTAGGCGTCGCCGGCGGTTTGGAACAGGTCACTATCACGGAGTCCACTATGGGGGCTCACACCCATCCCGTTTACGCCTCATCGTCTCCCGCAGATAAAGGCGGCCCGAAAAACGACCGCATACTGGCTGAAACGCCAGATATTTACTGCTCTCCAGCCAATCTGACCACAATGAACTCGCAAGCGATTGGCTTAAACGGCGGAAGCAACGGCAGCGTAACGCCTCACGCAAACATGCAGCCATCACTGACAATTAACTTCTGTATCGCGTTATCCGGCGCATACCCTCAACGCAACTAG
- a CDS encoding phage tail protein, protein MSDSFLGEIRIFAGAYVPPNWSFCNGQVLTIAQQSALYSLLGTAYGGDGTVNFALPDMRGRAPIHTGTGPGLTARSLGSATGTETVTLTMANIPPHTHALQASNNAVTTNVSPSDQVTGVTDVSFYTTTTNPASITTLSPQAIGNNSGDGAHSNMMPYLALAFIISMSGTYPTRN, encoded by the coding sequence ATGTCAGATTCTTTTCTTGGTGAAATCAGAATATTTGCGGGAGCTTATGTTCCGCCGAACTGGAGCTTTTGTAACGGACAAGTCCTTACCATTGCGCAGCAGTCCGCCCTGTACAGCTTGTTAGGAACTGCCTACGGCGGGGACGGAACGGTAAATTTTGCGCTACCGGACATGCGCGGGCGCGCGCCCATTCACACAGGAACCGGGCCGGGCCTGACCGCTCGATCATTGGGTAGCGCCACAGGTACGGAAACGGTGACGCTAACCATGGCGAATATCCCCCCTCACACGCACGCCCTGCAGGCGTCCAACAACGCAGTGACGACGAATGTCAGTCCATCGGACCAAGTGACAGGGGTCACTGACGTCAGTTTTTATACAACAACGACAAACCCGGCAAGCATTACGACCCTATCGCCGCAAGCGATCGGAAACAACAGCGGTGATGGAGCCCACTCCAACATGATGCCCTATCTCGCACTGGCTTTTATTATTTCCATGTCCGGGACATACCCGACCCGCAACTAA
- a CDS encoding phage tail protein produces the protein MSEPFYGEIRMFTYQFAPAGWAYCNGQIYPINQNPALFAVIGTLYGGNGSTNFGLPNLEGRTPIAWGTGTGLSGYQPGQSGGSSTIQLTPSQIPSHNHTLSAVTSAGTTPEPGNQLFAYQGGDAQPDYKQPPLGTLVTMSDQMLAITGASAGHENKQPFLSIPFCIALEGVYPPRN, from the coding sequence ATGTCTGAACCGTTTTACGGCGAAATCCGCATGTTCACATATCAATTCGCACCTGCCGGCTGGGCGTACTGTAACGGACAAATATATCCGATTAACCAAAACCCGGCTTTATTTGCCGTCATTGGCACTCTCTACGGAGGAAACGGCAGTACTAACTTCGGACTTCCAAACTTGGAGGGGCGCACCCCAATCGCTTGGGGAACAGGTACCGGACTGAGTGGATACCAACCTGGACAAAGCGGCGGTAGCTCTACAATCCAGCTGACACCCAGCCAAATTCCCTCTCATAATCATACGCTAAGCGCAGTTACAAGCGCAGGAACCACGCCTGAGCCCGGAAACCAGTTATTTGCATATCAGGGAGGCGACGCCCAACCTGACTATAAGCAACCTCCTCTGGGTACGCTGGTCACCATGTCGGACCAAATGCTTGCAATCACAGGCGCATCGGCAGGACATGAAAATAAACAACCTTTTCTGTCCATACCATTTTGCATTGCATTAGAAGGAGTGTATCCACCGCGTAATTAG